The Wansuia hejianensis genomic interval AGAGAAGAAGAATCTTCTGGTTGCCATGTTCCAGACGGCCTATGAGAAATATATCCCCACCCTGGAAGAGGACGGGGTGCTGGTAATTGATCCGGATCTGGTGACTAACCTCACACACCCGGTCGCCCATACGCTGGAAGTGCCGGCTACGCAGATCGCCGTAGACCTGGGCAACCGTATGGCGGCCAACATGGTGATGCTCGGTTTCCTGGGAGAGGCTCTTGGGCTCACAGAGCAGCAGGACCTGTTGGACGTGATCAAAGATAATGTAAATCCCAGATTTGTAGAACTGAACTTCAAGGCTGTTGAGATGGGCGCTGCCTATGCGAAAGAGCACAATCTGTACTATAAGTAAGGAGAAGCCATGAACTTATTTGAATATGAAGGG includes:
- a CDS encoding 2-oxoacid:acceptor oxidoreductase family protein encodes the protein MVTYPQRITLCGFGGQGIILSAVILGTAAVTKGNLYAVQTQSYGSEARGGQCQAELIIDKKAINSPVAEKKNLLVAMFQTAYEKYIPTLEEDGVLVIDPDLVTNLTHPVAHTLEVPATQIAVDLGNRMAANMVMLGFLGEALGLTEQQDLLDVIKDNVNPRFVELNFKAVEMGAAYAKEHNLYYK